The genomic stretch tataattgaatattctAACCATTGCTAAGTAGCAAAATTTACCTTTCTTACGAAAATCGCAGAAAATGTCGAAGGCAATATCAAGTAAAAATACATTACGGTgaaattgagaaaaaaatgttatAATAGATAAATAGATTACTTACATTCTTTGCAGGATTTCAGATCCTCTAGGAATCGCAAATTCAAGATTAAACAGTGCCACAGTAAATGTGTCTTATAAGTTTATTGAAAAcataaatttgaattgttCCTGCTAAAACTGGCAAACTCGAAAAAATAAGCTATTTGATTCATATTTTAGATTAATTTTTCacaattttaaatttaaacgaaattataatttgaGGTTCGTTCTAGTTTCACTTAATTTATGAATTCCTAAAATAGCTGACGGTAAATTTTCTTACTATAATGAACTGATTtctataaaaaaaaaaaaaaaaaactgtatattattttcaattaaaaaaataaaaaaaattttttccTACTATGTCATTCTCTGActttattcattatttcaaaGTAGTTTCTAGTCTTCTTTGAGAAAAAAACCTTCGTTAACTGGCTTCTAAATTTTTGTCTTAATGTACgattattgttttttccAAATGGTCCAATATCTTGTCCATGGGTGGCTTTTCTTCTAGtctttttgtattttctagaataatatatttttgaaaaaccTTCATTGGGCTTTTCCATTATAGAAGGTACTTTAAATGCATCGGTAACAGATACAGCCCAAGAATTATCATACTCTGTGTAAAGTTTTCtttcagaaatatttggaataaaatGAGGATAATGAGTGTGCAATACTCTTTGAGGATAAAGTGAATCCGTCCTTTCCAATTTAATGTAAGGTTTATCGTTATTTTCATAAATAAATCCAGATGAAATCACCTCTTGACAAAAGTATGTAAGTAATTCATACgattttatatttgtttttgaaAACGCAGCAATCTGCTGTACGCACCTTTTCTTATATCTCGATATTTTCATTGAAAGCCACATTGGTATCATAACCGAAAAAAATTTTGCAACAGAAATCTCAGATACGAATTGCAGTTTGGCAGTACTAGAAAGAGCATAATACCCCAAAGATGAAAGCATCGATCTAATTACAAGGAAATTTCTTTCTGCAGAAATACTTGATAGAAACTtgttattttgaatattcgAAATGGTTGTTAATATTGCAAACCTTGCAAAAGCTTTAGGGTCTAAAAAACTATTTAATGGcttaattaatttgtatGATCTATCTATTCTTTCTTGAAGTTCAGTTCTTAACTTTGAAAAAGGCCCATTACTGAATGGCCTTGAAATGATACAAGCTTCAACTTTCTCACATATTTCATCATAATATAGAGATATTTGGTTATCTGCAACAATAGATACTGAATTCTTGCAGTTATAAATGGAaaatttttcattcttGTATCCCAATGACATTATTGATGCGCCTATAATATCTTGTAAACTATAGCTCATGAGCATACCTGTAAAGAATGGAGCCATGCCCATATGCATACAGTGAATGATTTCTAAATACCAAATAGATGGAATCATACATATTTCTATCGCAAAGCTCATTAATCGCTGGTAGGGCTCAAATACAAGCTCGGGTAATGTATACTTGAAATGTTTGACTCTTGGGTACTGAATATTCGAGTTGTAATCTGAATTACtcatatttattgaaattccTCTTCTAATAAAGCTTGAAACAGATTTTCTTTCTAATGGAATGTGCGTTGGAAAGTTGCCTGAGGGCTTTGAGGAACTAATTATATCCGGATTTTCGTCACAAACATCCCtatttaaagatattgTAGCTTCCTTAAAATTTGTGTAATCATTCACGAAAGAGATTCTAGAATCTAAAAGTAAATCTCCGGAAGAACTATCATGAGCAGAATTTACGcccaaaattaatttttgcCATCCATTGTCTGCCTCTATCCCAGGCTCTAATTTATAGCCGGTCAACTTGGATCCTTTGACCAAATTAATAGTTATAAGggttaaaataaaaatattaaggtAAAGCATATTA from Cryptosporidium parvum Iowa II chromosome 8, whole genome shotgun sequence encodes the following:
- a CDS encoding hypothetical protein (paralog within cryptosporidium specific WYLE gene family, within locus of WYLE gene members), with protein sequence MLYLNIFILTLITINLVKGSKLTGYKLEPGIEADNGWQKLILGVNSAHDSSSGDLLLDSRISFVNDYTNFKEATISLNRDVCDENPDIISSSKPSGNFPTHIPLERKSVSSFIRRGISINMSNSDYNSNIQYPRVKHFKYTLPELVFEPYQRLMSFAIEICMIPSIWYLEIIHCMHMGMAPFFTGMLMSYSLQDIIGASIMSLGYKNEKFSIYNCKNSVSIVADNQISLYYDEICEKVEACIISRPFSNGPFSKLRTELQERIDRSYKLIKPLNSFLDPKAFARFAILTTISNIQNNKFLSSISAERNFLVIRSMLSSLGYYALSSTAKLQFVSEISVAKFFSVMIPMWLSMKISRYKKRCVQQIAAFSKTNIKSYELLTYFCQEVISSGFIYENNDKPYIKLERTDSLYPQRVLHTHYPHFIPNISERKLYTEYDNSWAVSVTDAFKVPSIMEKPNEGFSKIYYSRKYKKTRRKATHGQDIGPFGKNNNRTLRQKFRSQLTKVFFSKKTRNYFEIMNKVRE